A stretch of Vespula vulgaris chromosome 15, iyVesVulg1.1, whole genome shotgun sequence DNA encodes these proteins:
- the LOC127069348 gene encoding protein nervous wreck isoform X2 has protein sequence MRSINGPPTVEGKKSVAYEYAIGEGGCAHLLLDERRTKTTGHHLPVRADGVENELPGSEGCRLGGSFSSMQPPPRKGNYAKFLKNVHTEQAAKLQAKNQHECDLLEDIRNFTIKKSAIEKSYSEALLKISSAYLNKKIPNIPDLKVEGGDEKWNMWNVWRTVLEENEKLARARLAAVEVFQQQIADDAKSLKMHKIQISKKAIDQLLIVQKELQACVQDVDKTKKLYFDEEHSAHDVRDKAKDIEEKLKKKKGSFFQSITSLQKNSAKVSSKRDALEEKSTGARNDYLLSLAAANAHQNRYFVVDLQSTMQYLEQGVYDKVAEYLTLMGRTELLTCLATQNSFGKIRDQAQQLTREYNIQCCCLYYPVLKQHIQYEFEPCDSDPVDRITADHAAATTLGKEARRWSTRIAREVGSIRENNRKLQVLQQLKESGQKTDPSDPNGPDVDTKMDELKHSIRRAETAKLKAEARIECLRHGGVNVDEWLQEAETLSVQDMPRSASSLSVRTDASGAGEHPSSESFYDSDGDGGSDLTTVERPGTRNAAQQEEEVQEERQRHDSEEVDALLEQEQQRIEQLTAGWDDPTSVDWSNEEKDEQVETQEPAPVQQIYKCTALYSYTAQNPDELSIVESEQLDVVGEGDGDGWLRARNYRGEEGYVPQNYLDVEREPDTTSGLSSQGPGLVQQISFSSVDYTVDDHDAVDPDANLQPAIQQEQQEAIMQNHISDIDQYCIALYDYDATCEEELSFLEGDIVKVLRKEPHDVDDGWWEGELRGCQGLFPSLVVEPCAPDGSPLTPQEDMTPPSSAPPVFTPPEVPEFLLEQEAAQFISNEISDGKTEEEQSGFVINLTRGQKEHYGSQFEEEKSEPPGIVVVEASEDVEDKTTAGEKEEQLSENVTDDTAENAKEDFGLGVAQIVITAATPMEEVEHPFPGVNESTDDTVKSTESSEGDLPSSVTADMNESDCKETTVIMNEHDEQEVTEVAEDIEEKSTVDDLPTDSAPFPLSSSSGSEADSTSGPSTADNSQSIPSRGTVIDAQEAEEIAIILEKVVCGGRASIPDELQPDQLEKLQNLKESNA, from the exons ATGCGATCAATAAACGGTCCTCCTACAGTCGAGGGCAAGAAATCAGTAGCGTACGAGTACGCGATCGGCGAGGGTGGGTGCGCGCATTTGTTGTTGGACGAGAGACGTACGAAAACAACGGGCCACCACCTTCCGGTGCGTGCGGACGGCGTGGAAAACGAGCTGCCAGGTAGCGAGGGTTGCAGACTAGGCGGCTCGTTCAGCAGCATGCAACCACCACCTAGAAAA GGAAATTATGCAAAATTTCTTAAGAATGTACACACAGAACAAGCTGCAAAGTTGCAAGCAAAAAATCAACATGAGTGCGATTTGCTGGAAGATATTCG taattttacaattaaaaaatccGCGATCGAAAAGTCATATTCCGAG gCATTACTCAAGATCTCTTCCgcatatttgaataaaaagatacCAAACATTCCGGATCTTAAGGTCGAAGGGGGAGATGAAAAATG gAATATGTGGAATGTATGGAGAACGGTGCTCGAGGAGAACGAAAAACTCGCGAGAGCTCGTTTAGCGGCCGTTGAAGTTTTTCAACAACAAATTGCCGACGACgcaaaaagtttaaaaatgcacaaaattcaaatttcaaaAAAG GCAATCGACCAATTATTGATAGTACAAAAAGAGTTACAAGCCTGTGTACAGGAtgtcgataaaacgaaaaaattgtacTTCGACGAGGAACACAGTGCTCACGATGTTCGAGATAAAGCgaaagatatagaagaaaa attaaagaaaaagaagggttCCTTCTTCCAGTCAATAACGTCGCTGCAAAAAAATAGTGCTAAG GTAAGCTCAAAACGCGATGCTTTGGAAGAAAAATCTACGGGAGCTCGTAATGATTATCTACTTAGTCTTGCTGCTGCCAATGCTCATCAGAATAGATATTTTGTAGTTGATTTACAATCTACTATGCAA TATTTGGAACAAGGCGTTTACGATAAAGTAGCTGAATATTTAACTCTTATGGGTCGTACAGAACTTCTTACATGCTTGGCAACGCAAAATAGTTTTGGCAAAATTCGCGATCAAGCTCAACAG CTCACTAgggaatataatatacaatgcTGCTGCCTATATTATCCTGTCTTAAAGCAGCACATACAATATGAATTTGAACCATGCGATAGTGATCCGGTAGATAG GATAACTGCTGATcatgctgctgctactactttGGGTAAAGAAGCACGTCGCTGGTCGACGAGAATCGCTCGTGAAGTGGGTAGTAtacgagaaaataatcgaaaattacaAGTACTTCAGCAGTTGAAGGAATCTGGACAGAAG aCTGATCCTAGCGATCCGAATGGGCCTGATGTAGACACAAAAATGGATGAATTAAAACATAGTATTCGCCGGGCAGAG ACGGCGAAATTAAAAGCAGAGGCAAGAATAGAATGTCTTCGACATGGAGGAG TGAACGTCGACGAATGGCTTCAAGAAGCTGAAACGTTGAGTGTCCAAGACATGCCAAGATCGGCCAGTTCTTTGTCAGTTAGAACCGACGCATCTGGCGCAGGG GAGCATCCTTCCTCGGAATCGTTCTACGACAGTGATGGCGATGGTGGTAGCGATTTAACGACAGTAGAAAGACCTGGTACTCGCAATGCAGCGCAACAAGAGGAAGAGGTtcaagaagaaagacaaaggcACGACAGCGAAGAGGTCGATG CTTTACTCGAGCAAGAGCAACAACGGATAGAACAGTTAACTGCTGGTTGGGACGACCCAACATCTGTTGATTGgtcgaacgaagagaaagatgaacaAGTAGAAACGCAAGAACCTGCTCCTGTTcaacaaatatacaaatgcACGGCACTATATTCGTATACG GCACAAAACCCGGACGAGTTGTCGATCGTCGAAAGCGAACAACTCGACGTTGTTGGCGAAGGCGACGGAGATGGTTGGTTGAGGGCACGAAATTATCGCGGAGAAGAAGGTTACGTACCACAGAATTATTTGGACGTTGAAAGAGAGCCGGATACGACGTCTGGCCTTTCTTCTCAAGGACCTGGCCTCGTCCAACAAATATCCTTCTCTTCTGTGGATTACACTGTAGACGATCACGATGCCGTTGATCCTGATGCTAATTTACAACCTGCTATACAACAGGAACAACAGGAGGCCATAATGCAAAATCATATAAGTG ATATCGATCAGTATTGCATCGCTCTTTACGATTACGATGCTACGTGCGAAGAAGAACTTAGTTTCCTCGAAGGTGATATCGTCAAAGTACTTAGAAAAGAACCGCATGATGTTGACGATGGCTGGTGGGAAGGAGAATTACGAGGATGCCAAGGATTATTCCCGTCTCTTGTTGTCGAACCGTGTGCTCCTGATGGTTCACCTTTGACTCCTCAG gAGGATATGACACCACCGAGTTCTGCTCCACCTGTCTTTACACCGCCCGAAGTACCGGAATTCTTGCTGGAACAGGAAGCCGcacaatttatttcaaatg AAATTTCCGATGGAAAAActgaagaagaacaaagtggTTTTGTAATAAACTTAACAAGAGGTCAAAAGGAACATTACGGCTCGCAATTTGAAGAGGAGAAATCCGAGCCTCCTGGAATAGTCG TTGTGGAAGCATCCGAAGATGTGGAAGATAAG ACTACTGCTGGCGAGAAGGAGGAACAATTGTCAGAAAATGTAACGGACGATACTGCAGAAAATGCGAAAGAAGACTTTGGATTGGGTGTCGCACAAATTGTTATTACAGCAGCAACTCCAATGGAAGAAGTTGAACATCCATTTCCAGGAGTAAATGAAAGTACGGATGATACGGTGAAATCAACGGAAAGTTCTGAAGGAGATTTACCGTCAAGCGTTACCGCGGATATGAATGAAAGCGACTGCAAGGAAACTACTGTCATTATGAACGAACACGATGAACAAGAAGTTACAGAAGTTGCAGAGgatatcgaagagaaatcAACGGTGGATGACTTGCCAACGGATTCGGCGCCATTTCCATTAAGTAGTAGCTCCGGTAGCGAAGCAGACTCAACGTCCGGCCCGAGTACAGCAGATAACTCTCAGTCAATTCCGTCACGAGGCACGGTTATAGATGCACAAGAAGCAGAAGAGATTGCGATTATACTTGAAAAGGTAGTTTGTGGTGGGAGGGCAAGTATTCCTGACGAATTACAACCTGACCAATTAGAAAAGCttcaaaatttaaaagaatcgAATGCCTAG
- the LOC127069348 gene encoding protein nervous wreck isoform X3, giving the protein MRSINGPPTVEGKKSVAYEYAIGEGGCAHLLLDERRTKTTGHHLPVRADGVENELPGSEGCRLGGSFSSMQPPPRKGNYAKFLKNVHTEQAAKLQAKNQHECDLLEDIRNFTIKKSAIEKSYSEALLKISSAYLNKKIPNIPDLKVEGGDEKWNMWNVWRTVLEENEKLARARLAAVEVFQQQIADDAKSLKMHKIQISKKAIDQLLIVQKELQACVQDVDKTKKLYFDEEHSAHDVRDKAKDIEEKLKKKKGSFFQSITSLQKNSAKVSSKRDALEEKSTGARNDYLLSLAAANAHQNRYFVVDLQSTMQYLEQGVYDKVAEYLTLMGRTELLTCLATQNSFGKIRDQAQQLTREYNIQCCCLYYPVLKQHIQYEFEPCDSDPVDRITADHAAATTLGKEARRWSTRIAREVGSIRENNRKLQVLQQLKESGQKTDPSDPNGPDVDTKMDELKHSIRRAETAKLKAEARIECLRHGGVNVDEWLQEAETLSVQDMPRSASSLSVRTDASGAGQEHPSSESFYDSDGDGGSDLTTVERPGTRNAAQQEEEVQEERQRHDSEEVDALLEQEQQRIEQLTAGWDDPTSVDWSNEEKDEQVETQEPAPVQQIYKCTALYSYTAQNPDELSIVESEQLDVVGEGDGDGWLRARNYRGEEGYVPQNYLDVEREPDTTSGLSSQGPGLVQQISFSSVDYTVDDHDAVDPDANLQPAIQQEQQEAIMQNHISDIDQYCIALYDYDATCEEELSFLEGDIVKVLRKEPHDVDDGWWEGELRGCQGLFPSLVVEPCAPDGSPLTPQEDMTPPSSAPPVFTPPEVPEFLLEQEAAQFISNEISDGKTEEEQSGFVINLTRGQKEHYGSQFEEEKSEPPGIVVVEASEDVEDKTTAGEKEEQLSENVTDDTAENAKEDFGLGVAQIVITAATPMEEVEHPFPGVNESTDDTVKSTESSEGDLPSSVTADMNESDCKETTVIMNEHDEQEVTEVAEDIEEKSTVDDLPTDSAPFPLSSSSGSEADSTSGPSTADNSQSIPSRGTVIDAQEAEEIAIILEKE; this is encoded by the exons ATGCGATCAATAAACGGTCCTCCTACAGTCGAGGGCAAGAAATCAGTAGCGTACGAGTACGCGATCGGCGAGGGTGGGTGCGCGCATTTGTTGTTGGACGAGAGACGTACGAAAACAACGGGCCACCACCTTCCGGTGCGTGCGGACGGCGTGGAAAACGAGCTGCCAGGTAGCGAGGGTTGCAGACTAGGCGGCTCGTTCAGCAGCATGCAACCACCACCTAGAAAA GGAAATTATGCAAAATTTCTTAAGAATGTACACACAGAACAAGCTGCAAAGTTGCAAGCAAAAAATCAACATGAGTGCGATTTGCTGGAAGATATTCG taattttacaattaaaaaatccGCGATCGAAAAGTCATATTCCGAG gCATTACTCAAGATCTCTTCCgcatatttgaataaaaagatacCAAACATTCCGGATCTTAAGGTCGAAGGGGGAGATGAAAAATG gAATATGTGGAATGTATGGAGAACGGTGCTCGAGGAGAACGAAAAACTCGCGAGAGCTCGTTTAGCGGCCGTTGAAGTTTTTCAACAACAAATTGCCGACGACgcaaaaagtttaaaaatgcacaaaattcaaatttcaaaAAAG GCAATCGACCAATTATTGATAGTACAAAAAGAGTTACAAGCCTGTGTACAGGAtgtcgataaaacgaaaaaattgtacTTCGACGAGGAACACAGTGCTCACGATGTTCGAGATAAAGCgaaagatatagaagaaaa attaaagaaaaagaagggttCCTTCTTCCAGTCAATAACGTCGCTGCAAAAAAATAGTGCTAAG GTAAGCTCAAAACGCGATGCTTTGGAAGAAAAATCTACGGGAGCTCGTAATGATTATCTACTTAGTCTTGCTGCTGCCAATGCTCATCAGAATAGATATTTTGTAGTTGATTTACAATCTACTATGCAA TATTTGGAACAAGGCGTTTACGATAAAGTAGCTGAATATTTAACTCTTATGGGTCGTACAGAACTTCTTACATGCTTGGCAACGCAAAATAGTTTTGGCAAAATTCGCGATCAAGCTCAACAG CTCACTAgggaatataatatacaatgcTGCTGCCTATATTATCCTGTCTTAAAGCAGCACATACAATATGAATTTGAACCATGCGATAGTGATCCGGTAGATAG GATAACTGCTGATcatgctgctgctactactttGGGTAAAGAAGCACGTCGCTGGTCGACGAGAATCGCTCGTGAAGTGGGTAGTAtacgagaaaataatcgaaaattacaAGTACTTCAGCAGTTGAAGGAATCTGGACAGAAG aCTGATCCTAGCGATCCGAATGGGCCTGATGTAGACACAAAAATGGATGAATTAAAACATAGTATTCGCCGGGCAGAG ACGGCGAAATTAAAAGCAGAGGCAAGAATAGAATGTCTTCGACATGGAGGAG TGAACGTCGACGAATGGCTTCAAGAAGCTGAAACGTTGAGTGTCCAAGACATGCCAAGATCGGCCAGTTCTTTGTCAGTTAGAACCGACGCATCTGGCGCAGGG caGGAGCATCCTTCCTCGGAATCGTTCTACGACAGTGATGGCGATGGTGGTAGCGATTTAACGACAGTAGAAAGACCTGGTACTCGCAATGCAGCGCAACAAGAGGAAGAGGTtcaagaagaaagacaaaggcACGACAGCGAAGAGGTCGATG CTTTACTCGAGCAAGAGCAACAACGGATAGAACAGTTAACTGCTGGTTGGGACGACCCAACATCTGTTGATTGgtcgaacgaagagaaagatgaacaAGTAGAAACGCAAGAACCTGCTCCTGTTcaacaaatatacaaatgcACGGCACTATATTCGTATACG GCACAAAACCCGGACGAGTTGTCGATCGTCGAAAGCGAACAACTCGACGTTGTTGGCGAAGGCGACGGAGATGGTTGGTTGAGGGCACGAAATTATCGCGGAGAAGAAGGTTACGTACCACAGAATTATTTGGACGTTGAAAGAGAGCCGGATACGACGTCTGGCCTTTCTTCTCAAGGACCTGGCCTCGTCCAACAAATATCCTTCTCTTCTGTGGATTACACTGTAGACGATCACGATGCCGTTGATCCTGATGCTAATTTACAACCTGCTATACAACAGGAACAACAGGAGGCCATAATGCAAAATCATATAAGTG ATATCGATCAGTATTGCATCGCTCTTTACGATTACGATGCTACGTGCGAAGAAGAACTTAGTTTCCTCGAAGGTGATATCGTCAAAGTACTTAGAAAAGAACCGCATGATGTTGACGATGGCTGGTGGGAAGGAGAATTACGAGGATGCCAAGGATTATTCCCGTCTCTTGTTGTCGAACCGTGTGCTCCTGATGGTTCACCTTTGACTCCTCAG gAGGATATGACACCACCGAGTTCTGCTCCACCTGTCTTTACACCGCCCGAAGTACCGGAATTCTTGCTGGAACAGGAAGCCGcacaatttatttcaaatg AAATTTCCGATGGAAAAActgaagaagaacaaagtggTTTTGTAATAAACTTAACAAGAGGTCAAAAGGAACATTACGGCTCGCAATTTGAAGAGGAGAAATCCGAGCCTCCTGGAATAGTCG TTGTGGAAGCATCCGAAGATGTGGAAGATAAG ACTACTGCTGGCGAGAAGGAGGAACAATTGTCAGAAAATGTAACGGACGATACTGCAGAAAATGCGAAAGAAGACTTTGGATTGGGTGTCGCACAAATTGTTATTACAGCAGCAACTCCAATGGAAGAAGTTGAACATCCATTTCCAGGAGTAAATGAAAGTACGGATGATACGGTGAAATCAACGGAAAGTTCTGAAGGAGATTTACCGTCAAGCGTTACCGCGGATATGAATGAAAGCGACTGCAAGGAAACTACTGTCATTATGAACGAACACGATGAACAAGAAGTTACAGAAGTTGCAGAGgatatcgaagagaaatcAACGGTGGATGACTTGCCAACGGATTCGGCGCCATTTCCATTAAGTAGTAGCTCCGGTAGCGAAGCAGACTCAACGTCCGGCCCGAGTACAGCAGATAACTCTCAGTCAATTCCGTCACGAGGCACGGTTATAGATGCACAAGAAGCAGAAGAGATTGCGATTATACTTGAAAAG GAATGA
- the LOC127069348 gene encoding protein nervous wreck isoform X1 — protein sequence MRSINGPPTVEGKKSVAYEYAIGEGGCAHLLLDERRTKTTGHHLPVRADGVENELPGSEGCRLGGSFSSMQPPPRKGNYAKFLKNVHTEQAAKLQAKNQHECDLLEDIRNFTIKKSAIEKSYSEALLKISSAYLNKKIPNIPDLKVEGGDEKWNMWNVWRTVLEENEKLARARLAAVEVFQQQIADDAKSLKMHKIQISKKAIDQLLIVQKELQACVQDVDKTKKLYFDEEHSAHDVRDKAKDIEEKLKKKKGSFFQSITSLQKNSAKVSSKRDALEEKSTGARNDYLLSLAAANAHQNRYFVVDLQSTMQYLEQGVYDKVAEYLTLMGRTELLTCLATQNSFGKIRDQAQQLTREYNIQCCCLYYPVLKQHIQYEFEPCDSDPVDRITADHAAATTLGKEARRWSTRIAREVGSIRENNRKLQVLQQLKESGQKTDPSDPNGPDVDTKMDELKHSIRRAETAKLKAEARIECLRHGGVNVDEWLQEAETLSVQDMPRSASSLSVRTDASGAGQEHPSSESFYDSDGDGGSDLTTVERPGTRNAAQQEEEVQEERQRHDSEEVDALLEQEQQRIEQLTAGWDDPTSVDWSNEEKDEQVETQEPAPVQQIYKCTALYSYTAQNPDELSIVESEQLDVVGEGDGDGWLRARNYRGEEGYVPQNYLDVEREPDTTSGLSSQGPGLVQQISFSSVDYTVDDHDAVDPDANLQPAIQQEQQEAIMQNHISDIDQYCIALYDYDATCEEELSFLEGDIVKVLRKEPHDVDDGWWEGELRGCQGLFPSLVVEPCAPDGSPLTPQEDMTPPSSAPPVFTPPEVPEFLLEQEAAQFISNEISDGKTEEEQSGFVINLTRGQKEHYGSQFEEEKSEPPGIVVVEASEDVEDKTTAGEKEEQLSENVTDDTAENAKEDFGLGVAQIVITAATPMEEVEHPFPGVNESTDDTVKSTESSEGDLPSSVTADMNESDCKETTVIMNEHDEQEVTEVAEDIEEKSTVDDLPTDSAPFPLSSSSGSEADSTSGPSTADNSQSIPSRGTVIDAQEAEEIAIILEKVVCGGRASIPDELQPDQLEKLQNLKESNA from the exons ATGCGATCAATAAACGGTCCTCCTACAGTCGAGGGCAAGAAATCAGTAGCGTACGAGTACGCGATCGGCGAGGGTGGGTGCGCGCATTTGTTGTTGGACGAGAGACGTACGAAAACAACGGGCCACCACCTTCCGGTGCGTGCGGACGGCGTGGAAAACGAGCTGCCAGGTAGCGAGGGTTGCAGACTAGGCGGCTCGTTCAGCAGCATGCAACCACCACCTAGAAAA GGAAATTATGCAAAATTTCTTAAGAATGTACACACAGAACAAGCTGCAAAGTTGCAAGCAAAAAATCAACATGAGTGCGATTTGCTGGAAGATATTCG taattttacaattaaaaaatccGCGATCGAAAAGTCATATTCCGAG gCATTACTCAAGATCTCTTCCgcatatttgaataaaaagatacCAAACATTCCGGATCTTAAGGTCGAAGGGGGAGATGAAAAATG gAATATGTGGAATGTATGGAGAACGGTGCTCGAGGAGAACGAAAAACTCGCGAGAGCTCGTTTAGCGGCCGTTGAAGTTTTTCAACAACAAATTGCCGACGACgcaaaaagtttaaaaatgcacaaaattcaaatttcaaaAAAG GCAATCGACCAATTATTGATAGTACAAAAAGAGTTACAAGCCTGTGTACAGGAtgtcgataaaacgaaaaaattgtacTTCGACGAGGAACACAGTGCTCACGATGTTCGAGATAAAGCgaaagatatagaagaaaa attaaagaaaaagaagggttCCTTCTTCCAGTCAATAACGTCGCTGCAAAAAAATAGTGCTAAG GTAAGCTCAAAACGCGATGCTTTGGAAGAAAAATCTACGGGAGCTCGTAATGATTATCTACTTAGTCTTGCTGCTGCCAATGCTCATCAGAATAGATATTTTGTAGTTGATTTACAATCTACTATGCAA TATTTGGAACAAGGCGTTTACGATAAAGTAGCTGAATATTTAACTCTTATGGGTCGTACAGAACTTCTTACATGCTTGGCAACGCAAAATAGTTTTGGCAAAATTCGCGATCAAGCTCAACAG CTCACTAgggaatataatatacaatgcTGCTGCCTATATTATCCTGTCTTAAAGCAGCACATACAATATGAATTTGAACCATGCGATAGTGATCCGGTAGATAG GATAACTGCTGATcatgctgctgctactactttGGGTAAAGAAGCACGTCGCTGGTCGACGAGAATCGCTCGTGAAGTGGGTAGTAtacgagaaaataatcgaaaattacaAGTACTTCAGCAGTTGAAGGAATCTGGACAGAAG aCTGATCCTAGCGATCCGAATGGGCCTGATGTAGACACAAAAATGGATGAATTAAAACATAGTATTCGCCGGGCAGAG ACGGCGAAATTAAAAGCAGAGGCAAGAATAGAATGTCTTCGACATGGAGGAG TGAACGTCGACGAATGGCTTCAAGAAGCTGAAACGTTGAGTGTCCAAGACATGCCAAGATCGGCCAGTTCTTTGTCAGTTAGAACCGACGCATCTGGCGCAGGG caGGAGCATCCTTCCTCGGAATCGTTCTACGACAGTGATGGCGATGGTGGTAGCGATTTAACGACAGTAGAAAGACCTGGTACTCGCAATGCAGCGCAACAAGAGGAAGAGGTtcaagaagaaagacaaaggcACGACAGCGAAGAGGTCGATG CTTTACTCGAGCAAGAGCAACAACGGATAGAACAGTTAACTGCTGGTTGGGACGACCCAACATCTGTTGATTGgtcgaacgaagagaaagatgaacaAGTAGAAACGCAAGAACCTGCTCCTGTTcaacaaatatacaaatgcACGGCACTATATTCGTATACG GCACAAAACCCGGACGAGTTGTCGATCGTCGAAAGCGAACAACTCGACGTTGTTGGCGAAGGCGACGGAGATGGTTGGTTGAGGGCACGAAATTATCGCGGAGAAGAAGGTTACGTACCACAGAATTATTTGGACGTTGAAAGAGAGCCGGATACGACGTCTGGCCTTTCTTCTCAAGGACCTGGCCTCGTCCAACAAATATCCTTCTCTTCTGTGGATTACACTGTAGACGATCACGATGCCGTTGATCCTGATGCTAATTTACAACCTGCTATACAACAGGAACAACAGGAGGCCATAATGCAAAATCATATAAGTG ATATCGATCAGTATTGCATCGCTCTTTACGATTACGATGCTACGTGCGAAGAAGAACTTAGTTTCCTCGAAGGTGATATCGTCAAAGTACTTAGAAAAGAACCGCATGATGTTGACGATGGCTGGTGGGAAGGAGAATTACGAGGATGCCAAGGATTATTCCCGTCTCTTGTTGTCGAACCGTGTGCTCCTGATGGTTCACCTTTGACTCCTCAG gAGGATATGACACCACCGAGTTCTGCTCCACCTGTCTTTACACCGCCCGAAGTACCGGAATTCTTGCTGGAACAGGAAGCCGcacaatttatttcaaatg AAATTTCCGATGGAAAAActgaagaagaacaaagtggTTTTGTAATAAACTTAACAAGAGGTCAAAAGGAACATTACGGCTCGCAATTTGAAGAGGAGAAATCCGAGCCTCCTGGAATAGTCG TTGTGGAAGCATCCGAAGATGTGGAAGATAAG ACTACTGCTGGCGAGAAGGAGGAACAATTGTCAGAAAATGTAACGGACGATACTGCAGAAAATGCGAAAGAAGACTTTGGATTGGGTGTCGCACAAATTGTTATTACAGCAGCAACTCCAATGGAAGAAGTTGAACATCCATTTCCAGGAGTAAATGAAAGTACGGATGATACGGTGAAATCAACGGAAAGTTCTGAAGGAGATTTACCGTCAAGCGTTACCGCGGATATGAATGAAAGCGACTGCAAGGAAACTACTGTCATTATGAACGAACACGATGAACAAGAAGTTACAGAAGTTGCAGAGgatatcgaagagaaatcAACGGTGGATGACTTGCCAACGGATTCGGCGCCATTTCCATTAAGTAGTAGCTCCGGTAGCGAAGCAGACTCAACGTCCGGCCCGAGTACAGCAGATAACTCTCAGTCAATTCCGTCACGAGGCACGGTTATAGATGCACAAGAAGCAGAAGAGATTGCGATTATACTTGAAAAGGTAGTTTGTGGTGGGAGGGCAAGTATTCCTGACGAATTACAACCTGACCAATTAGAAAAGCttcaaaatttaaaagaatcgAATGCCTAG
- the LOC127069369 gene encoding 3-hydroxyacyl-CoA dehydrogenase type-2-like, producing MLKNTVALITGGASGLGRGTVQRFVREGAKVVIADLPTSKGQELANDLEDQAVFVPTNVTLEEDVVNALNVSKEKFGKLTAVVNAAGIAIAYKTYNFNKNIPHKYEDFEKVIKVNTIGTFNVIRLAVGLIGENTPNENGERGVVINTASVAAYEGQIGQAAYSASKGAIVGMTLPIARDLSKQGIRIVTIAPGLFDTPLLSALPEKVRNILCKMIPFPQRLGLPDEYAQLAQHIIENPLLNGETIRLDGALRMPA from the exons ATGCTTAAG AACACGGTAGCATTAATAACCGGTGGAGCTTCTGGTCTTGGTCGTGGAACTGTACAAAGATTTGTCAGAGAAGGTGCAAAAGTTGTGATTGCTGATCTTCCTACTTCGAAAGGACAAGAGCTTGCCAATGATTTGGAAGATCAGGCTGTGTTTGTACCAACCAAT gtcACTTTGGAAGAAGACGTAGTGAATGCTCTAAATGTATCTAAGGAAAAGTTTGGCAAGTTAACTGCAGTTGTAAATGCAGCAGGAATAGCAATCGCTTATAAGACGTataatttcaacaaaaatatacCACACAAATACGAGGATTTTGAGAAGGTAATTAAAGTAAATACGATTGGAACTTTCAATGTGATCAGACTAGCCGTTGGCCTTATTGGTGAAAATACACCTAACGAAAATGGTGAGCGTGGAGTTGTAATCAATACAGCGAGTGTGGCAGCATACGAAGGACAAATAGGACAAGCAGCATACTCTGCCAGTAAAGGTGCTATAGTTGGAATGACTTTACCAATCGCGCGTGATTTGTCTAAACAGGGTATACGTATCGTTACTATTGCACCTGGATTATTTGATACACCGTTATTATCAGCTTTACCAGAAAAAGTACGCAACATTTTGTGCAAAATGATACCTTTTCCTCAAAGATTAGGTCTACCCGATGAATATGCGCAACTGGCACAACATATAATCGAAAATCCACTTCTAAATGGAGAAACGATAAGATTGGATGGTGCTCTCAGAATGCCAGCTTAA